GGTCACAAACGTATCGCCGAACGTGCCAAGCTCGAGTTTTCAGCCACTCCACCGGAAATCACGGAGGGTATCGAATTAGCACGGGTTCGTCTGGAGGAGGATCTCAAGGATGTCAAAAATCCTGCCGATCCCAGGGCC
This is a stretch of genomic DNA from Candidatus Zixiibacteriota bacterium. It encodes these proteins:
- a CDS encoding DUF3678 domain-containing protein; its protein translation is MHNIRVTNVSPNVPSSSFQPLHRKSRRVSN